The Streptomyces sp. NBC_01255 genome window below encodes:
- a CDS encoding RNA-binding protein: MLEEALEHLVKGIVDNPDDVQVASRNLRRGRVLEVRVHPDDLGKVIGRNGRTARALRTVVGAIGGRGIRVDLVDVDQVR; this comes from the coding sequence ATGCTCGAGGAGGCTCTCGAGCACCTCGTGAAGGGCATCGTCGACAACCCCGACGATGTGCAGGTCGCCTCGCGCAACCTGCGCCGTGGCCGCGTGCTGGAGGTCCGGGTACACCCCGACGACCTCGGCAAGGTGATCGGCCGCAACGGCCGCACCGCGCGTGCGCTGCGTACCGTCGTGGGCGCCATCGGCGGCCGTGGGATCCGAGTCGACCTCGTCGACGTGGACCAGGTCCGCTGA
- the rimM gene encoding ribosome maturation factor RimM (Essential for efficient processing of 16S rRNA) translates to MQLVVARIGRAHGIKGEVTVEVRTDEPELRLGPGAVLLTDPASAGPLTIESGKVHSGKLLLRFEGVRDRNAAEALRNTLLIAEVDPEEMPEEEDEYYDHQLMDLDVVLADGTEIGRITEISHLPSQDLFIVERPDGTELMIPFVSSIVTEIDLEEQRAVIDPPPGLIDDRAVIASSREDSDESEESEEAGE, encoded by the coding sequence GTGCAGTTGGTAGTCGCGCGGATCGGCCGCGCCCACGGCATCAAGGGCGAGGTCACCGTCGAGGTGCGGACCGACGAGCCCGAGCTCAGGCTCGGCCCCGGAGCCGTCCTGCTCACGGACCCGGCCTCCGCCGGGCCGCTGACCATCGAGTCCGGCAAGGTCCACAGCGGCAAGCTGTTGCTGCGCTTCGAGGGCGTCCGCGACCGCAACGCCGCCGAGGCCCTGCGCAACACCCTCCTCATCGCCGAGGTCGACCCCGAGGAGATGCCGGAGGAGGAGGACGAGTACTACGACCACCAGCTCATGGACCTCGACGTCGTCCTCGCCGACGGCACCGAGATCGGCCGGATCACCGAGATCTCCCACCTGCCGTCCCAGGACCTCTTCATCGTCGAGCGGCCCGACGGCACCGAGCTGATGATCCCCTTCGTGTCGTCGATCGTCACCGAGATCGACCTGGAGGAGCAGCGGGCCGTCATCGACCCGCCGCCCGGCCTGATCGACGACCGCGCCGTGATCGCCTCCTCCCGCGAGGACTCCGACGAGTCCGAGGAGTCCGAGGAGGCAGGGGAATGA
- the rpsP gene encoding 30S ribosomal protein S16 has product MAVKIKLKRLGKIRQPHYRIVVADSRTRRDGRAIEEIGLYHPTYNPSRIEVDSERAQYWLSVGAQPTEPVLAILKLTGDWQKAKGLPAPEKALLVPATKEAKRASFDEFAKTLEAGDDKGEAITQKAKKADKKADEAEAASTESTEA; this is encoded by the coding sequence GTGGCAGTCAAGATCAAGCTCAAGCGCCTCGGTAAGATCCGCCAGCCGCACTACCGCATCGTCGTCGCCGACTCCCGCACCCGCCGGGACGGTCGCGCGATCGAGGAGATCGGCCTCTACCACCCGACGTACAACCCGTCGCGTATCGAGGTCGACTCCGAGCGTGCGCAGTACTGGCTGTCCGTCGGCGCCCAGCCGACCGAGCCCGTCCTCGCCATCCTGAAGCTCACGGGCGACTGGCAGAAGGCCAAGGGCCTCCCGGCCCCCGAGAAGGCCCTGCTCGTCCCCGCGACGAAGGAGGCGAAGCGCGCCTCGTTCGACGAGTTCGCGAAGACCCTCGAGGCCGGCGACGACAAGGGTGAGGCCATCACCCAGAAGGCCAAGAAGGCCGACAAGAAGGCTGACGAGGCCGAGGCCGCGTCGACCGAGTCGACCGAGGCCTGA